A genomic segment from Odontesthes bonariensis isolate fOdoBon6 chromosome 8, fOdoBon6.hap1, whole genome shotgun sequence encodes:
- the lta4h gene encoding leukotriene A-4 hydrolase has product MPPQSLRGYRTINMSDPCSFSSCSSCLTRHLNLLLHVDLDRHVIRGKVALTVEALEDRFSALTLDTKDLSVVSVSANQQAARFSLGPKHSFKGTPLKITLPFELSRGQHVIVEVAYETSPSASALQWLTPEQTAGKKKPYLFSQCQAHHCRSMIPCQDSPSIKHTYYSQVSVPKDLVAVMSAVRDGQETDPQDATRIIYRFRQPVPMPSYLIAIVVGALESRQIGPRSRVWSEKEFVDKAAFEFSETETMLKTAEDLAGPYVWGQYDILVLPPSFPYGGMENPCLTFATPTLLAGDKSLSNVIAHEISHSWTGNLVTNKTWEHFWLNEGHTVYLERMIGRSMQSEQFRQFKAMGGWKDLQDSVKTFGANNPLTNLVPSLQDVDPDDAFSSVPYEKGFALLYHLEELMGGPEVFMGFVKSYIQLFAYSSVTTDEWKNYLFTYFKDKVDILNKVDWNSWMFTPGMPPVKPQYDTTLADACIALCQRWIKAKDQDLNSFNESDVKMLSSHQVVEFLSLLLQEDPLPLTHVKKMQEVYQLNASTNSEIRFRWLKLCVRSKWEEAVPLALKMATEQGRMKFTRPLFREVCNFDKYHDEGLRVFVAHRAEMHPVTAGLVAKDLKVDATGTASQ; this is encoded by the exons ATGCCGCCTCAGTCTCTCCGCGGTTACCGGACGATCAACATGTCGGACCCCTGCTCCTTCTCCTCGTGCTCCAGCTGTCTCACCAGACACCTGAACCTGCTCCTGCACGTGGACTTGGACAGGCACGTGATCAGGGGGAAGGTGGCGCTGACGGTGGAGGCACTGGAGGACCGCTTCTCTGCTCTG ACTTTGGACACCAAAGACCTCAGCGTCGTCTCAGTGTCGGCCAACCAGCAGGCAGCCCGCTTCAGTTTGGGCCCCAAACACAGCTTCAAGGGGACGCCGCTGAAAATCACGCTGCCCTTCGAGCTGTCCAG GGGGCAGCATGTTATCGTGGAGGTGGCCTACGAGACATCTCCGTCGGCGTCGGCGCTGCAGTGGCTCACACCGGAGCAGACTGCGGGGAAGAAAAAACCCTACCTGTTCAGCCAGTGTCAG GCTCATCACTGCAGGAGTATGATCCCCTGTCAGGACAGCCCGTCAATCAAACACACCTACTACTctcag GTGTCTGTCCCTAAGGATCTGGTGGCCGTGATGAGCGCTGTGAGAGATGGACAGGAGACTGATCCTCAGGATGCCACTCGCATCATCTACAGGTTCAGACAGCCA GTGCCCATGCCTTCCTACCTGATAGCCATTGTGGTTGGAGCACTGGAGAGCAG GCAGATCGGTCCAAGGTCCAGAGTCTGGTCGGAGAAGGAGTTTGTGGATAAAGCAGCATTTGAGTTCTCAGAG ACTGAGACAATGCTGAAGACGGCTGAGGACCTGGCTGGACCATATGTGTGGGGTCAGTACGACATCCTGGTTCTTCCTCCTTCCTTCCCGTACGGCGGCATGGAGAACCCTTGTCTCACCTTTGCCACGCCCACCCTGCTG GCTGGAGACAAATCTCTGTCTAAC GTGATCGCCCACGAGATCTCTCACAGCTGGACCGGTAACCTGGTGACCAACAAGACCTGGGAACACTTTTg GCTGAACGAAGGTCACACGGTCTACCTGGAGAGGATGATTGGCAGGTCTATGCAGAGTGAACAGTTCCGACAGTTTAAAGCCATGGGTGGCTGGAAGGACCTGCAGGACTCT GTGAAGACCTTTGGAGCCAACAACCCTCTGACTAACCTGGTCCCCAGTCTGCAGGACGTTGACCCTGACGACGCCTTCTCCTCCGTGCCCTATGAGAAGGGCTTCGCTCTTCTGTATCACCTTGAAGAGCTGATGGGAGGGCCAG AGGTGTTCATGGGTTTCGTGAAGTCGTACATTCAGCTCTTTGCCTACAGCAGTGTCACCACAGATGAGTGGAAAAACTACCTGTTCACCTACTTCAAAGACAAG GTTGACATCCTGAACAAGGTGGACTGGAACAGCTGGATGTTCACACCTGGGATGCCTCCTGTCAAACCTCA GTACGATACTACTTTGGCTGATGCCTGCATCGCTTTGTGTCAGAGGTGGATTAAG GCCAAAGACCAGGACCTAAACAGCTTTAACGAGTCCGATGTGAAGATGCTGTCATCCCACCAGGTCGTAGAGTTCCTGTCACTGTTGCTTCAGGAG GATCCGCTGCCTCTGACTCATGTGAAGAAGATGCAGGAGGTTTATCAGCTGAATGCCTCCACAAACTCAGAGATCCGCTTCAG GTGGCTAAAGCTGTGTGTTCGGTCCAAGTGGGAGGAAGCGGTTCCGCTCGCGCTGAAGATGGCCACCGAGCAGGGAAGGATGAAGTTCACCCGACCACTCTTCAG GGAGGTTTGTAACTTTGATAAGTATCATGATGAGGGTCTTCGAGTCTTTGTTGCTCATCGAGCTGAGATGCATCCCGTCACGGCTGGACTGGTCGCCAAGGACCTGAAGGTGGACGCTACCGGCACTGCCAGTCAGTAA